A window from Betta splendens chromosome 1, fBetSpl5.4, whole genome shotgun sequence encodes these proteins:
- the LOC114843184 gene encoding uncharacterized protein LOC114843184, whose protein sequence is MDDQDIYANVEEPSGPHVKWERVKSAVETDRTGPVQSALQGSNTVRNSSYRASTVILGVLCLLLLVGLITLFVLYNECSSKWETKRIQLQTSYNNLTEEKDQLQTSYNNLTEEKDQLETSYNNLTEEKDQLQTTYNNLTKEKHQLQTSYNNLTQKTDQLQKQIQDIHTELQRKLEGKHLFNFSCWTCSVCSLSHHRNYRRGSNIWTRSSSTLQDTAERAHKQPGLHDQRSHTLTAAETSNSSKGQLSWDQAELSAKLNTMDEQDTNASTEEPSEPHIKWERMKSDEESALEESSTVRNCSYRASTVILGVLCLLLLVGLITVFVLYKECSSKWETKRIQLQTSYNNLTEQKDQLQTSYNNLTEQKDQLQTSYNNLTEVKDQLQTSYNNLTEEKDQLQTSYNNLTKEKDQLQTSYNNLTEQKDQLQTSYNNLTEVKDQLQTSYNNLTEEKDRLLKQVQDFYTEPQRKPEAPHSQEWTYFSGSFYYISSTMKSWQESRNDCLQKKSDLVIINSPEEQEFIRSWKKRAWIGLTDAETEGTWKWVDGTLLESPRYWARSEPNNAVNNEDCGEIKNFDSQNSWNDLPCDLQNNWICETKLNYREELHFAIQSVDRMPKTEIPEYVNEQQRPGQKNDTDTRGRNVYRLVAVSFGLLCIIQVALNSVLHLYVHKNTHNLEDRLKNVTEERNELKRKLIDAVTHNYTQSGWQYFEGSVYYVSCNRKMWNQSREDCLQRGADLMIIDSTEEQDFFQKFRKAMWIGLTDRETEGVWKWVDGTLLTTSFWGPDEPNSYQGKDEDCAVTRYHGGEESWNDDKCETVNLWICEKTMTL, encoded by the exons atggatgatcaggatatctATGCCAATGTTGAGGAACCATCAGGACCTCACGTCAAGTGGGAAAGAGTGAAGAGTGCAGTGGAGAccgacagaactggacctgtaCAGTCAG CTCTCCAGGGAAGCAACACAGTAAGAAACAGTTCCTACAGAGCCTCCACAGTGATTCTGGGTGTgctgtgtctcctcctgctggttgGACTCATAACTTTATTTGTCTTAT ACAATGAGTGCAGCTCAAAGTGGGAAACGAAGAGGATCCAGTTACAgaccagttacaacaacctgaCTGAAGAAAAAGACCAGTTACAgaccagttacaacaacctgaCTGAAGAAAAAGACCAGTTAGAGACCAGTTACAACAATTTGACTGAAGAAAAAGACCAGTTACAGACCACTTACAACAATTTGACTAAAGAAAAACACCAGTTACAgaccagttacaacaacctgaCTCAAAAAACTGACCAGCTCCAAAAACAAATTCAAGACATTCACACAGAACTTCAAAGAAAGCTTGAgggtaaacatttatttaatttttccTGCTGGACATGTTCTGTTTGCAGCCTCAGCCACCACCGTAACTACAGA AGAGGAAGTAACATCTGGACTCGATCTTCCTCCACCCTGCAGGACACAGCAGAGCGGGCGCACAAGCAGCCAGGTCTGCACGATCAGAGAAGTCACACATTGACCGCTGCAGAGACCTCCAATAGCTCTAAAGGACAATTATCCTGG GATCAAGCTGAGCTGTCAGCAAAGCTGAACACAATGGATGAACAGGATACCAATGCAAGCACTGAGGAACCATCAGAACCTCACATCAAGTGGGAAAGAATGAAGAGTGATGAAGAGTCAG CTCTTGAGGAAAGCAGCACAGTAAGGAACTGTTCCTACAGAGCCTCCACAGTGATTCTGGGTGTgctgtgtctcctcctgctggttgGACTCATAACTGTGTTTGTCTTAT ACAAAGAGTGCAGCTCAAAGTGGGAAACGAAGAGGATCCAGTTACAGACCAGTTACAACAACTTGACTGAACAGAAAGACCAGTTACAGACCAGTTACAACAACTTGACTGAACAGAAAGACCAGTTACAgaccagttacaacaacctgaCTGAAGTTAAAGACCAGTTACAAaccagttacaacaacctgaCTGAAGAAAAAGACCAGTTACAGACCAGTTATAACAACCTGACTAAAGAAAAAGACCAGTTACAGACCAGTTACAACAACTTGACTGAACAGAAAGACCAGTTACAgaccagttacaacaacctgaCTGAAGTTAAAGACCAGTTACAgaccagttacaacaacctgaCTGAAGAAAAAGATCGGCTTCTCAAACAAGTTCAAGACTTTTACACAGAACCTCAAAGAAAGCCTGAGg CTCCACATTCCCAAGAATGGACGTATTTTTCTGGTAGTTTCTATTACATTTCATCAACGATGAAATCCTGGCAAGAAAGTAGAAACGACTGCCTGCAGAAAAAGTCAGACCTGGTGATCATCAACAGCCCTGAGGAGCAG GAATTCATAAGAAGTTGGAAAAAACGAGCCTGGATCGGACTGACGGACGCTGAGACAGAGGGGACATGGAAGTGGGTGGACGGGACTCTGCTGGAGAGCCCGAG gtATTGGGCGAGATCTGAACCAAACAATGCAGTAAATAATGAAGACTGCGGAGAAATAAAAAACTTTGATTCACAAAACAGCTGGAATGATCTACCATGCGATCTTCAAAATAACTGGATCTGTGAAACAAAACTCAACTAT AGAGAAGAGCTTCATTTTGCCATTCAGTCAGTCGACAGAATGCCTAAAACAGAAATACCAGAGTATGTTAATGAACAACAAAGACCTGGACAGAAGAATGACACCGACACAAGAG GGAGAAACGTCTACAGGCTGGTGGCTGTCAGCTTTGGACTCTTATGTATCATACAAGTTGCTCTCAACAGTGTCCTGCATCTTTATGTTC acaaaaacacacataaccTCGAAGATAGATTGAAAAATGTTACTGAGGAGAGAAATGAGTTGAAAAGGAAGCTGATCGACGCTG TCACACACAACTACACCCAAAGCGGATGGCAATATTTCGAAGGCAGCGTGTATTACGTTTCTTGTAATAGGAAGATGTGGAACCAAAGTAGAGAGGACTGTCTGCAGAGAGGTGCAGACCTGATGATCATTGACAGTACAGAAGAGCAG GATTTCTTCCAAAAGTTCCGAAAGGCCATGTGGATtggactgacagacagagaaacagagggagtGTGGAAATGGGTGGATGGGACTCTGCTGACCACAAG CTTCTGGGGCCCTGATGAGCCCAACAGTTATCAAGGCAAAGATGAAGACTGTGCAGTCACCAGGTACCATGGCGGAGAAGAAAGCTGGAATGACGACAAGTGCGAAACAGTAAATCTGTGGATTTGTGAAAAGACAATGACTTTATAA
- the LOC114863172 gene encoding CD209 antigen-like protein A: protein MPKTEIPEYVNEQQRPGQKNDTDTRGRNVYRLVAVSFGLLCIVQVALNSVLHLYVHKNTHNLEDRLKKVTGERNELKRKLIDAVTHNYTQSGWQYFEGSVYYISPVTLKTWNQSREDCLQRGADLMIIDSTEEQNFTRQLKDNIWIGLIKTEGMWNWVDGTPLTTSYWMNNEPNNYDDRGEGCAEVRLHKEENSWNDEPCYYEQNWICEKKLPL from the exons ATGCCTAAAACAGAAATACCAGAGTATGTTAATGAACAACAAAGACCTGGACAGAAGAATGACACCGACACAAGAG GGAGAAACGTCTACAGGCTGGTGGCTGTCAGCTTTGGACTCTTATGTATCGTACAAGTTGCTCTCAACAGTGTCCTGCATCTTTATGTTC acaaaaacacacataaccTCGAAGATAGATTGAAAAAAGTTACTGGGGAGAGAAATGAGTTGAAAAGGAAGCTGATCGACGCTG TCACACACAACTACACCCAAAGCGGATGGCAATATTTCGAAGGCAGCGTGTATTACATTTCTCCTGTTACTCTGAAGACGTGGAACCAAAGTAGAGAGGACTGTCTGCAGAGAGGTGCAGACCTGATGATCATTGACAGTACAGAAGAGCAG AATTTCACCAGACAACTGAAGGACAATATCTGGATTGGACTGATTAAGACAGAGGGCATGTGGAACTGGGTTGATGGGACTCCGCTGACAACAAG TTACTGGATGAATAATGAGCCAAACAACTATGACGATAGAGGAGAAGGCTGTGCAGAAGTGAGGCTGCAtaaagaggaaaacagctgGAACGATGAACCATGTTACTATGAACAGAACTGGATTTGTGAAAAGAAACTGCCTCTGTAA